Proteins from a genomic interval of Desulfovibrio piger:
- a CDS encoding MazG nucleotide pyrophosphohydrolase domain-containing protein → MRQQFVPPELAARSLETFGLEDRLLLLQEEAGELGVAISHFRRGRCGAWQEVMEELADVLVVAEQVCACQGVAEDVTSQARAKVARLESLLAQVQ, encoded by the coding sequence ATGAGACAGCAATTCGTCCCCCCGGAGCTGGCTGCGCGGTCCCTCGAGACCTTCGGGCTCGAAGATCGTCTGCTCCTCCTGCAGGAAGAGGCCGGTGAGCTCGGTGTGGCCATCTCCCATTTCAGACGCGGCCGCTGCGGCGCATGGCAGGAGGTCATGGAGGAGCTGGCCGATGTGCTGGTGGTGGCGGAACAGGTCTGCGCCTGCCAGGGCGTGGCAGAGGATGTCACCAGTCAGGCAAGGGCTAAAGTGGCCAGGCTGGAAAGCCTGCTGGCGCAGGTGCAGTGA
- a CDS encoding alpha/beta hydrolase: protein MISREFLDSVQCTEDIVYKTSGGHRLLLDLYGPARPSGLPGPLLLLLHGGGWFRQSKKTEIVPRFLNTVGADLINGHGWQIAAVEYRMLREHAVFPDQLTDCCDAARFFIKHADQYHVDPRNIFAAGSSAGGYAAIMMASETERWKDAPKLASLHVDLAAAVSFSGVLDTAWIVESGDRKVDETGDGRIRYCMQCLLSPQRLHDRELWKESSPRSYLHAGSAPALLVYGTADSLVTPDHAADFFRYARSLGLDWEELPVINGEHNFAPATAETPTSPDRLTIYRTARDFLLRHVRR from the coding sequence ATGATCAGCAGAGAATTCCTTGATTCCGTCCAATGCACGGAAGACATCGTCTACAAGACGAGCGGAGGGCACCGTCTGCTCCTGGACCTGTACGGCCCCGCCAGGCCCTCCGGTCTGCCGGGGCCTTTGCTCCTGCTGCTGCACGGGGGCGGATGGTTCAGGCAGAGCAAAAAAACGGAGATCGTCCCCCGTTTCCTCAATACGGTCGGGGCCGACCTTATCAACGGTCATGGCTGGCAGATCGCTGCCGTGGAGTACCGCATGCTGCGGGAACATGCCGTGTTCCCGGACCAGCTCACGGACTGCTGCGACGCCGCACGCTTTTTCATCAAACATGCGGACCAGTATCATGTCGATCCCCGGAACATCTTCGCGGCGGGCTCTTCTGCGGGCGGCTATGCGGCCATCATGATGGCCAGCGAGACAGAACGCTGGAAGGATGCGCCCAAGCTGGCCTCGCTGCATGTCGATCTTGCGGCCGCCGTATCGTTTTCCGGTGTCCTGGACACCGCCTGGATCGTGGAGTCCGGGGACCGCAAAGTCGATGAGACCGGAGACGGCCGCATACGCTACTGCATGCAGTGCCTGCTTTCCCCCCAGCGCCTCCATGACAGGGAGCTCTGGAAAGAAAGCAGCCCCCGCAGCTATCTCCATGCCGGATCGGCCCCGGCCCTGCTCGTCTACGGTACGGCAGATTCCCTGGTCACGCCCGATCACGCTGCCGACTTTTTCCGCTACGCCAGATCGCTGGGCCTGGACTGGGAAGAGCTGCCCGTCATCAACGGGGAACACAATTTTGCCCCTGCGACGGCCGAGACACCGACGAGCCCCGACAGGCTCACCATCTATCGCACGGCACGGGACTTCCTGCTCAGGCATGTCCGCCGGTGA
- a CDS encoding tail fiber assembly protein gives MPRVTVVPADRLVIVDGLALTFDFNAPERMHALQWDGKQGHIEWLGSGDEPPYNDPLAADSYAGQVAPYVELWEEEKARLEQAAAEAEAARLAEYNSEEARFERLRSERDQRLAATDYLLMPDYPLSDDQRIILQVYRQALRDLPSQEGAPWDGGAEDTPWPEIPNWVKA, from the coding sequence ATGCCCAGAGTAACCGTTGTTCCTGCGGACAGGCTCGTAATCGTGGACGGTCTGGCCCTGACCTTTGATTTCAACGCTCCGGAGCGCATGCACGCCCTGCAATGGGATGGGAAGCAGGGCCACATCGAATGGCTGGGTAGCGGCGATGAGCCGCCCTACAATGATCCCCTGGCCGCCGACAGCTACGCAGGCCAGGTCGCGCCGTATGTGGAGCTGTGGGAGGAAGAAAAGGCCCGTCTGGAGCAGGCTGCCGCCGAGGCCGAGGCGGCCCGTCTGGCCGAATACAACAGCGAGGAGGCCCGCTTCGAGCGCCTGCGCTCCGAGCGTGACCAGCGTCTTGCCGCCACGGATTACCTGCTGATGCCGGACTATCCCCTCTCCGATGACCAGCGCATCATCTTGCAGGTTTACCGCCAGGCCCTGCGCGATCTTCCTTCGCAGGAGGGCGCGCCCTGGGATGGCGGCGCGGAAGATACCCCGTGGCCGGAGATCCCCAACTGGGTGAAGGCGTAA
- a CDS encoding tyrosine-type recombinase/integrase, whose amino-acid sequence MVEKDENRSQDGRKRLARRSTRYQGVQVRESPERRHRGKPDLCFTIDYRDAQGKRIRRDIGWASEGITAAFAHQERLRLISEAKAIRRGESSPLTVQQASLILDRAWETYRDDWMKAKGKRYDSDQWMYDAHVRPVFGRSLLQEISPYALDRFMASLTAQGLSAQTIRHLVGLIRRIMRRMVAWGLYDGPLPFDAISMPRLDNRRERFLQPEEARALLAELHRRSHQTWLMALISLQCGLRFSEIAGIRHMDINLQQGLLYIAESKNGRARHAYLTPELIDALRDLPARPANALVFPARDGKKMTNVSDSFSRAVDYLGLNDTGDTFRDANGIEHPVKITDRRQRIVFHSLRHTYASWLACSGAGQAMIAELLGHSSLEMSRRYTHLMDDEKKSTMERISKIFNRADDEKR is encoded by the coding sequence ATGGTCGAAAAGGATGAAAATCGGTCGCAGGATGGTCGCAAAAGGCTGGCGCGCAGGTCCACCCGATATCAGGGCGTACAGGTCAGGGAGAGTCCAGAGCGCCGCCATCGAGGCAAGCCTGATCTCTGCTTTACGATTGATTACCGCGATGCTCAAGGTAAAAGGATTCGACGCGATATCGGCTGGGCCAGTGAAGGGATCACGGCAGCCTTTGCGCACCAGGAACGCCTGCGGTTGATCTCCGAAGCCAAAGCTATCCGCAGAGGCGAAAGCTCTCCCCTCACCGTGCAGCAGGCCAGCCTTATACTGGACAGAGCCTGGGAAACGTATAGAGACGACTGGATGAAAGCGAAGGGCAAACGATACGACTCCGACCAGTGGATGTATGACGCCCATGTCCGCCCCGTCTTTGGACGCTCCTTGCTGCAGGAAATCTCCCCATACGCCCTGGACAGATTCATGGCCAGCCTGACGGCTCAGGGCTTGTCTGCCCAGACCATCCGCCACTTGGTAGGCCTGATCCGCAGGATCATGCGCAGGATGGTTGCCTGGGGCCTGTATGACGGACCTCTGCCATTCGACGCTATCTCCATGCCGAGACTGGATAACAGACGAGAACGCTTCCTCCAGCCGGAGGAAGCACGTGCCCTTCTGGCGGAGCTGCACCGCCGCAGCCATCAAACCTGGCTGATGGCCCTGATCAGCTTGCAATGTGGATTGCGGTTCAGTGAGATCGCCGGTATCCGGCATATGGACATCAATCTCCAACAGGGACTCCTTTACATCGCCGAAAGCAAAAATGGACGTGCCCGCCATGCTTATCTCACTCCAGAGCTCATCGATGCACTGCGTGATCTGCCTGCCAGACCTGCCAATGCTCTGGTATTTCCGGCTCGGGATGGAAAAAAGATGACGAACGTCTCCGACAGTTTCTCACGTGCCGTAGACTATCTCGGCCTCAATGACACCGGCGATACCTTTCGCGATGCGAACGGCATCGAGCATCCTGTAAAAATAACCGACAGACGCCAGCGCATCGTTTTCCACAGTCTCAGACACACCTATGCCAGCTGGCTGGCTTGCTCAGGCGCAGGTCAGGCCATGATTGCGGAATTGCTCGGGCACAGTTCCCTTGAAATGAGCCGCCGCTACACCCATCTGATGGATGACGAAAAAAAATCCACGATGGAGCGCATCAGCAAGATTTTCAACCGCGCAGATGATGAGAAGCGGTAA
- the nrdD gene encoding anaerobic ribonucleoside-triphosphate reductase, whose protein sequence is MEPHEASAKERGEGVLFERVRRITGYLVGTLDRFNNAKRAEERDRVKHVTGGDLDDRG, encoded by the coding sequence ATGGAACCACACGAAGCATCGGCCAAGGAACGCGGTGAGGGCGTCCTTTTCGAGCGCGTGCGACGCATCACCGGCTATCTGGTGGGCACGCTTGATCGTTTCAACAATGCCAAGCGTGCTGAGGAACGAGATCGGGTAAAACATGTAACGGGAGGGGATCTGGATGACCGAGGCTGA
- a CDS encoding BRO-N domain-containing protein, which yields MPERLMPFAFEEQLVRCRLDERGEPWFVAKDVALALGYQWNGLKNIQHIPEEWRGVESVSTPSGTQTMLTLSEQGLYFFVARSDKPRALPFQKWLAGEVLPSLRRTGRYSLPEAGEEAPDLPAIPEMYALRPAMRQRLWQDALQTARLDNGGSAAAVRWFARLCRMVTARPVDVREPGRECAARILRFADEECRRDAGGRVNASRLYEAFALWWCAHFADTVPAIHVFGRVMPARFAKVKRGGKTWYLGLSLSQ from the coding sequence ATGCCTGAACGCCTGATGCCCTTTGCCTTTGAGGAACAGCTGGTGCGCTGCCGCCTGGATGAACGCGGCGAGCCCTGGTTCGTGGCCAAGGATGTGGCCCTGGCCCTGGGCTACCAATGGAACGGTCTAAAAAACATCCAGCATATCCCGGAAGAATGGAGAGGGGTGGAATCTGTTTCCACCCCTTCCGGGACACAGACAATGCTCACCTTGTCCGAGCAGGGCCTTTATTTTTTCGTGGCCCGCAGCGACAAGCCCAGGGCCTTGCCTTTCCAGAAGTGGCTGGCCGGTGAGGTCCTGCCCAGCCTGCGGCGCACGGGGCGCTATTCCCTGCCGGAAGCCGGAGAGGAGGCCCCGGACCTGCCCGCCATCCCCGAGATGTACGCCCTGCGCCCGGCCATGCGGCAGCGCCTGTGGCAGGATGCCCTGCAGACGGCCCGTCTGGACAACGGCGGTTCCGCAGCGGCGGTGCGCTGGTTCGCCCGCCTGTGCCGCATGGTCACGGCCCGGCCCGTGGATGTGCGTGAACCCGGCCGGGAATGCGCCGCCCGCATCCTGCGCTTTGCCGATGAGGAATGCCGCCGGGACGCGGGCGGGCGCGTCAACGCCAGCCGCCTGTATGAAGCCTTTGCCCTCTGGTGGTGCGCCCACTTCGCGGACACCGTGCCCGCCATCCATGTCTTCGGCCGGGTCATGCCCGCGCGTTTCGCCAAGGTCAAACGCGGCGGCAAGACCTGGTATCTGGGCCTGAGCCTGTCGCAATAG
- a CDS encoding helix-turn-helix domain-containing protein: MSRKEMLRRWMHEWNLTYSDFAKRLGVSVSGAFHLLNRESIPRERHAALLALGVPEDLLPPVTEKKVRKAIFPCDQPNGAERASHAILAENVAS; the protein is encoded by the coding sequence ATGTCCAGGAAAGAAATGCTCCGGCGCTGGATGCACGAATGGAATCTGACCTACAGCGATTTCGCCAAGCGCCTGGGTGTCTCTGTTTCCGGGGCTTTCCATCTGCTGAACCGGGAATCCATCCCCAGGGAACGCCATGCCGCCTTGCTGGCCCTGGGAGTTCCGGAGGACCTTTTGCCCCCCGTGACGGAGAAAAAGGTCAGGAAGGCCATTTTTCCCTGTGACCAACCTAACGGCGCAGAAAGAGCGAGTCACGCCATTCTGGCGGAAAATGTAGCATCATGA
- a CDS encoding macro domain-containing protein, giving the protein MEIILCATQSHLATAWRDRIGSRLAATVRVVEGDILSLDVAAVVSPANSFGFMDGGLDGVYTRCFGPQLQQRLQRMIREQAGGELLVGQALLVETGHPHIRWCISAPTMRVPTLLDTPLPAYLATRAAVRCALDAGLESVAIPGMGTGTGGLAPREAAAAMLWGIRDALYPPVFPASLADVLSF; this is encoded by the coding sequence ATGGAGATCATCCTCTGCGCGACGCAATCCCATCTGGCCACGGCATGGCGAGATCGCATCGGCTCCAGGCTGGCGGCCACAGTGCGGGTGGTGGAGGGGGACATCCTTTCCCTGGACGTGGCTGCTGTGGTCAGCCCGGCCAACAGTTTTGGTTTTATGGATGGCGGGTTGGATGGTGTGTACACGCGCTGTTTCGGCCCGCAGCTCCAGCAGCGTCTCCAGCGTATGATCCGGGAGCAGGCTGGCGGTGAGCTGCTGGTGGGGCAGGCATTGCTGGTGGAGACCGGGCATCCGCACATCCGTTGGTGCATCAGCGCACCGACCATGCGCGTGCCCACCCTGCTGGATACGCCTCTCCCGGCCTATCTGGCCACACGCGCTGCGGTGCGCTGTGCGCTGGATGCCGGTCTGGAAAGCGTGGCCATCCCGGGCATGGGGACGGGGACGGGCGGTCTCGCCCCCCGGGAGGCCGCCGCGGCCATGCTCTGGGGTATCAGGGATGCCCTCTACCCACCAGTCTTCCCGGCCTCGCTGGCGGACGTTTTGTCGTTCTAG
- a CDS encoding NAD(P)-dependent oxidoreductase, whose product MAEIAFFGLGTMGVPMAINLLKAGHHLHVLPHNGHMDGPLAVQEYGACIHETLQETVGDAEFVISVVPDDAAVRDLYLNQAMLEAIRPGTIIIEMTSCSPEIVREVARFFAEKQVRLIDAPITGALPKAIDGTLTIMGAGDPAAFAAAEGVFSAISERVFQLGEIGNGKLIKAMTNLLGAINLAAVGEFYRFAQSAGLDMETLQQVVAVSAGGSTQFERNFNKMVADDYRPTFALALLRKDMSIALASAQSQGLSLPLSEEAFRLFKLAAAFDKEDCSAIAKVPAGA is encoded by the coding sequence ATGGCTGAAATCGCCTTCTTTGGACTGGGCACCATGGGCGTCCCCATGGCCATCAATCTGCTCAAGGCCGGGCATCATCTCCATGTCCTGCCCCATAACGGCCACATGGACGGCCCGCTGGCCGTCCAGGAATACGGAGCCTGCATCCATGAGACGCTGCAAGAGACCGTGGGGGATGCAGAGTTCGTCATCAGTGTCGTCCCTGACGATGCCGCCGTCAGAGATCTTTATCTGAATCAGGCCATGCTCGAGGCCATCAGGCCCGGGACCATCATCATCGAGATGACGTCCTGCTCGCCCGAGATCGTCCGTGAAGTGGCCCGCTTCTTTGCCGAAAAACAGGTCCGACTTATCGACGCGCCCATCACGGGGGCCCTTCCCAAGGCCATCGACGGCACCCTGACCATCATGGGCGCGGGGGATCCCGCCGCCTTTGCCGCAGCTGAGGGCGTGTTCTCCGCCATCAGCGAGCGTGTCTTCCAGCTGGGAGAGATTGGCAACGGCAAGCTCATCAAGGCCATGACCAACCTGCTGGGAGCCATCAACCTTGCCGCTGTGGGAGAGTTCTACCGCTTTGCCCAGTCGGCCGGGCTCGACATGGAGACCCTGCAGCAGGTCGTGGCCGTCAGCGCCGGTGGGTCGACGCAATTCGAAAGGAACTTCAACAAAATGGTCGCAGACGACTACCGTCCGACCTTTGCTCTTGCCCTGCTTCGGAAAGATATGTCCATCGCTCTTGCCAGCGCCCAAAGCCAGGGGCTTTCCCTTCCCTTGTCGGAAGAAGCCTTTCGCCTTTTCAAGCTTGCGGCAGCATTCGATAAAGAAGACTGCAGCGCCATTGCCAAAGTCCCTGCCGGAGCCTAA
- a CDS encoding BRCT domain-containing protein has product MKGEHFHECSQRIEDRGISELIGIARGLVADGVVNELEADFLIRWLKENEHLTCWPFDVLNKRVRAMLADGVIDAEERQELLELLRDLIGGKPAAGKAVNFASALPLTQPAPDIIFAGKTFCFTGTFAFGQRKDCQAAVARLGGTPQDKVTTRLDYLVIGSLGNEDWMHSTFGRKIQQALDFNAKGRGIAIVSEDAWTQALCAAE; this is encoded by the coding sequence ATGAAGGGCGAACACTTTCATGAATGCAGCCAGCGCATCGAAGATCGCGGAATTTCCGAGCTGATCGGCATCGCGCGCGGCCTCGTGGCCGACGGCGTCGTCAATGAACTGGAAGCGGATTTTCTCATCCGCTGGCTCAAGGAGAACGAGCACCTCACCTGCTGGCCGTTCGACGTGCTCAACAAGCGCGTCCGTGCCATGCTGGCGGACGGCGTGATCGATGCGGAAGAACGGCAGGAACTGCTTGAACTCCTGCGGGATCTGATCGGCGGGAAACCCGCGGCCGGAAAGGCCGTCAACTTTGCCAGTGCCCTGCCCCTGACGCAGCCTGCTCCCGACATCATTTTTGCGGGCAAGACCTTTTGCTTTACCGGAACCTTCGCTTTTGGCCAGCGCAAGGACTGCCAGGCAGCCGTGGCCCGCCTGGGCGGCACACCGCAGGACAAAGTCACCACCCGCCTGGATTACCTGGTCATCGGTTCGCTGGGCAATGAGGACTGGATGCATTCCACCTTCGGCCGCAAGATCCAGCAGGCCCTGGACTTCAACGCCAAGGGACGCGGCATCGCCATCGTTTCAGAGGACGCCTGGACGCAGGCCCTGTGCGCGGCGGAGTAG
- a CDS encoding phage regulatory CII family protein, which translates to MSDYPSVTALMQRVVKEARNGVPPKAVAHILGLEYGTLMAQLGRRSNHKLDADLLLPLMEITDSHAPLHLLAEAMGGFFVLMPDVMHPGHTVQRQCMASVKKFGDLMQRVAGALEDGTIDEDERREIVRCGYEAQTAILALLRVVEDAAEQGAKNKGLRSDAADRRPQLPKELRDDGTTLCQSPSGCQHLPRPSRR; encoded by the coding sequence ATGAGCGACTATCCAAGCGTGACCGCCCTGATGCAGCGGGTGGTCAAGGAGGCGCGCAACGGCGTCCCCCCAAAGGCGGTGGCCCACATCCTGGGCCTGGAATACGGGACGCTCATGGCGCAGCTTGGGCGGCGCAGCAATCACAAACTGGATGCGGATCTGCTGCTGCCGTTGATGGAGATCACAGACAGCCATGCGCCGCTGCACCTGCTGGCGGAGGCGATGGGAGGATTTTTTGTCCTGATGCCCGATGTGATGCATCCCGGGCATACGGTCCAACGGCAGTGCATGGCATCCGTCAAGAAATTCGGCGACCTGATGCAGCGGGTCGCCGGAGCCCTTGAGGATGGCACTATAGATGAAGATGAGCGGCGCGAGATCGTGCGCTGCGGCTATGAGGCCCAAACAGCTATCCTGGCCCTGCTGCGCGTCGTGGAGGACGCGGCGGAACAGGGGGCCAAAAATAAAGGCCTCCGATCCGATGCAGCGGATCGAAGGCCCCAACTCCCAAAGGAGTTACGCGATGATGGAACGACCCTATGCCAGAGCCCCTCGGGCTGTCAACACCTACCTCGTCCGTCTCGGAGGTGA
- a CDS encoding helix-turn-helix transcriptional regulator: MSQEAGTRLVLISPDELEKLVSTTVHRAVSAALQGTSTKTVMTEAEAADYLGFAQNTLRQWRVEGIGPRYSKPAGTAVRYLKESLDAWLAAGQTVTASHHLRG; this comes from the coding sequence ATGTCGCAGGAAGCCGGAACCAGACTGGTACTGATCTCCCCTGATGAGCTGGAAAAACTTGTCAGCACGACCGTCCACCGAGCAGTTTCTGCAGCTCTCCAGGGAACAAGCACCAAAACGGTCATGACAGAAGCAGAAGCTGCGGACTACCTCGGTTTTGCCCAAAACACGTTGCGCCAGTGGCGTGTGGAAGGGATCGGACCGAGATACTCCAAGCCTGCCGGTACGGCCGTTCGTTACCTGAAGGAGTCCCTGGATGCATGGCTGGCCGCTGGGCAGACAGTTACCGCTTCTCATCATCTGCGCGGTTGA